One region of Ornithinibacter aureus genomic DNA includes:
- a CDS encoding fumarate hydratase: MTDFAYEDLLPIGDDETPYRLLTTDGVSVVDGPGGRSFLQVEPEALRLLTDTAMHDIAHYLRPAHLQQLANILDDPEASNNDKFVALDLLKNANIAAGGILPMCQDTGTAIVMGKRGQHVLTPGRDEEAVSRGVYDAYTRLNLRYSQMAPVTTWDERNTGSNLPAQIELYADTAPGHETTYKFLFMAKGGGSANKSFLFQETKAVLNPDAMMRFLDEKLRSLGTAACPPYHLAIVIGGTSAEFALKTAKYASAKYLDHLPKAGDAATGHGFRDTELEEKVLELTRQFGIGAQFGGKYFCHDVRVVRLPRHGASLPIAIAVSCSADRQVLGKITPEGVFIEQLETDPARFLPDQTHAALTGEEDTDAVGAASTGAGSVVAIDLNQPMVDILAELTKHPVKTRLSLTGPLVVARDIAHAKIKERLDAGEPMPDYLRNHPVYYAGPAKTPEGMPSGSFGPTTAGRMDSYVDQFQAAGGSMVMLAKGNRSQQVTDACKAHGGFYLGSIGGPAARLAQDCIRSVEVLEYPELGMEAIWKIEVEDFPAFIVVDDKGNDFFASVTKPVAFTIEKRTGLL; this comes from the coding sequence GTGACCGACTTCGCCTACGAGGACCTACTGCCCATCGGGGACGACGAGACCCCCTACCGGCTGCTCACCACCGACGGCGTGTCGGTCGTCGACGGGCCGGGCGGGCGCTCGTTCCTCCAGGTCGAGCCCGAGGCCCTGCGACTTCTCACCGACACCGCCATGCACGACATCGCGCACTACCTGCGACCGGCGCACCTGCAGCAGTTGGCGAACATCCTCGATGACCCGGAGGCGAGCAACAACGACAAGTTCGTCGCGCTCGACCTGCTCAAGAACGCGAACATCGCCGCTGGCGGCATCCTGCCCATGTGCCAGGACACCGGCACGGCGATCGTCATGGGCAAGCGCGGGCAGCACGTGCTGACGCCCGGGCGCGACGAGGAGGCCGTGAGCCGTGGGGTCTACGACGCCTACACCCGGCTGAACCTGCGCTACTCCCAGATGGCGCCGGTCACGACGTGGGACGAGCGCAACACCGGCTCCAACCTGCCGGCCCAGATCGAGCTCTACGCCGACACCGCCCCCGGGCACGAGACCACCTACAAGTTCCTCTTCATGGCCAAGGGTGGCGGCAGCGCCAACAAGTCCTTCCTGTTCCAGGAGACCAAGGCCGTGCTCAACCCCGACGCGATGATGCGCTTCCTCGACGAGAAGCTGCGCAGCCTCGGCACCGCGGCGTGCCCGCCGTACCACCTGGCCATCGTCATCGGCGGCACGAGCGCCGAGTTCGCCCTCAAGACGGCGAAATACGCGAGCGCCAAGTACCTCGACCACCTCCCGAAGGCCGGGGACGCCGCCACCGGCCACGGCTTCCGCGACACCGAGCTCGAGGAGAAGGTGCTCGAGCTGACCCGACAGTTCGGCATCGGTGCCCAGTTCGGCGGCAAGTACTTCTGCCACGACGTGCGGGTGGTGCGCCTGCCCCGCCACGGTGCCTCCCTGCCGATCGCCATCGCCGTGTCGTGCTCGGCCGACCGTCAGGTGCTCGGCAAGATCACCCCCGAGGGCGTGTTCATCGAGCAGCTGGAGACCGACCCGGCCCGGTTCCTGCCCGACCAGACCCACGCCGCCCTCACCGGTGAGGAGGACACGGATGCCGTCGGCGCGGCATCCACGGGTGCCGGCTCCGTCGTGGCCATCGACCTCAACCAGCCGATGGTCGACATCCTCGCCGAGCTCACCAAGCACCCGGTCAAGACGCGACTGTCCCTGACCGGCCCGCTCGTCGTGGCCCGCGACATCGCCCACGCGAAGATCAAGGAACGACTCGACGCCGGTGAGCCGATGCCCGACTACCTGCGCAACCACCCGGTCTACTACGCGGGCCCGGCCAAGACCCCCGAGGGGATGCCGTCCGGGTCGTTCGGGCCGACCACCGCAGGCCGGATGGACTCCTACGTCGACCAGTTCCAGGCCGCCGGTGGATCGATGGTCATGCTGGCCAAGGGCAACCGCAGCCAGCAGGTGACCGACGCCTGCAAGGCCCACGGCGGGTTCTACCTCGGCTCGATCGGCGGCCCGGCGGCGCGCCTGGCACAGGACTGCATCCGCAGCGTCGAGGTGCTCGAGTACCCCGAGCTCGGCATGGAGGCGATCTGGAAGATCGAGGTCGAGGACTTCCCGGCCTTCATCGTCGTCGACGACAAGGGCAATGACTTCTTCGCCTCGGTGACCAAGCCGGTGGCGTTCACCATCGAGAAGAGAACGGGGTTGCTCTGA
- a CDS encoding beta-class carbonic anhydrase, whose translation MPSTFDDLLEANRAYAAENPILGFDGVAHAGVAVVTCMDSRIDPLRMIGLKPGDAKIFRNPGGRVTDQALEALVLATHLLGVNRVLVIPHTRCAMANSTEAEIQRRVGESAGRDATWHRFNTIDDQEAALRSDVVRVKSHPLVADEVLVGGFIYDVDTGLLTQVD comes from the coding sequence ATGCCCTCCACCTTTGATGACCTGCTCGAGGCCAACCGGGCGTACGCCGCGGAGAACCCGATCCTCGGCTTCGACGGTGTCGCGCACGCCGGCGTCGCCGTCGTCACCTGCATGGACAGCCGGATCGACCCGCTGCGGATGATCGGGCTCAAGCCCGGCGACGCCAAGATCTTCCGCAACCCCGGTGGCCGGGTCACCGACCAGGCCCTCGAGGCACTGGTGCTCGCCACGCACCTGCTCGGGGTGAACCGGGTGCTCGTCATCCCGCACACCCGGTGCGCGATGGCGAACTCGACCGAGGCCGAGATCCAGCGGCGCGTGGGTGAGTCGGCGGGCCGCGACGCGACGTGGCACCGCTTCAACACCATCGACGACCAGGAGGCGGCGCTGCGCTCGGACGTCGTGCGGGTGAAGTCGCACCCGCTCGTCGCCGACGAGGTGCTCGTCGGCGGCTTCATCTACGACGTCGACACGGGCCTGCTCACCCAGGTCGACTGA
- a CDS encoding carbonic anhydrase: protein MTTARGNPRPRTPHDAWAELVAGNNRFVDGASDHPHQSVQLREELATGQTPFATVFGCSDSRVAAEIIFDQGLGDVFVVRTAGTVIDPGVLGSLEFGVEVLGTPLIVVLSHTSCGAIRATLEAVATRQLPGGFLRDVVERIAPSYLLAGTAEPTPGEVGRAHLRHVVSLLVERSRAIRYAVERGDLAIVGAEYGLAGGAVEIVTVIGDVGAPAGPPGEGVSTPGNGPT from the coding sequence ATGACGACCGCTCGAGGAAACCCCAGGCCGCGGACCCCGCACGACGCGTGGGCTGAACTCGTCGCCGGCAACAACCGCTTCGTCGACGGTGCGAGTGACCACCCGCACCAGAGCGTCCAGCTGCGCGAGGAGCTCGCGACCGGCCAGACCCCCTTCGCCACGGTGTTCGGCTGCTCGGACTCCCGCGTCGCCGCGGAGATCATCTTCGACCAAGGCCTGGGCGACGTCTTCGTCGTCCGCACGGCGGGCACCGTCATCGACCCCGGCGTGCTCGGCTCGCTCGAGTTCGGCGTCGAGGTGCTCGGCACTCCCCTGATCGTCGTGCTGTCCCACACCTCGTGCGGGGCGATCCGGGCCACCCTCGAAGCGGTGGCGACCCGCCAGCTGCCCGGGGGGTTCCTTCGCGACGTGGTCGAGCGCATCGCCCCGAGCTACCTGCTGGCCGGCACCGCGGAGCCGACCCCGGGTGAGGTCGGCCGCGCCCACCTGCGACACGTCGTCAGCCTGCTCGTCGAGCGCTCCCGCGCCATCCGGTACGCCGTCGAGCGTGGCGACCTCGCGATCGTCGGCGCGGAGTACGGCCTCGCTGGCGGGGCCGTCGAGATCGTGACGGTCATCGGCGACGTCGGTGCACCGGCGGGGCCACCCGGGGAGGGCGTGAGCACGCCCGGCAACGGGCCGACGTGA
- a CDS encoding MOSC domain-containing protein, with translation MITVTGVAVHPVKSTAVRHVDQAQVEPWGLHDDRRWMIVDPTGECLTAREHAPLLTVRAMTATTDPGLPVPLRLRAPDVEPLDVDQPHADPVTVTVHGRSLDAVCAPPEATTWLTAALGIDGLRLVHVHRPRPLNPQYGLPGEATAFADGYPVTLASAASLRRLDDWVTDGALEREDVARHPMAVDRFRPNLVVDGDLEAFEEDHWRSVLIGDVSFRVVKAVDRCVLTTIDPTTLERGHEPIRTLARHRRRDGRTWFAMHLVPQVRGVVRVGDEVTPGR, from the coding sequence GTGATCACCGTGACCGGGGTCGCCGTGCACCCCGTCAAGAGCACCGCCGTCCGCCACGTCGACCAGGCGCAGGTCGAGCCCTGGGGCCTGCACGACGACCGTCGCTGGATGATCGTCGACCCCACCGGCGAGTGCCTCACCGCGAGGGAGCACGCACCGCTGCTCACCGTCCGGGCCATGACCGCCACCACCGACCCCGGCCTGCCGGTCCCCCTGCGGCTGCGCGCGCCGGACGTCGAGCCGCTCGACGTCGACCAGCCGCACGCAGACCCGGTCACGGTGACCGTGCACGGGCGCAGTCTGGATGCCGTCTGCGCACCGCCCGAGGCCACCACCTGGCTCACGGCCGCGCTCGGCATCGACGGGCTGCGCCTGGTCCACGTGCACCGCCCGCGCCCCCTGAACCCGCAGTACGGCCTGCCCGGCGAGGCCACCGCCTTCGCCGACGGCTACCCGGTCACCCTGGCGTCGGCGGCATCCCTGCGCCGCCTCGACGACTGGGTCACCGACGGCGCCCTCGAGCGCGAAGACGTGGCACGGCATCCGATGGCCGTCGATCGCTTCCGTCCCAACCTCGTCGTCGACGGCGATCTCGAGGCGTTCGAGGAGGACCACTGGCGCAGCGTGCTCATCGGGGACGTCTCGTTCCGGGTGGTCAAGGCGGTCGACCGCTGTGTCCTCACGACGATCGACCCCACGACGCTGGAGCGCGGGCACGAGCCGATCCGCACCCTGGCGCGCCATCGTCGCCGCGACGGCAGGACGTGGTTCGCGATGCACCTCGTCCCGCAGGTCCGCGGGGTGGTCAGAGTCGGCGACGAGGTCACACCGGGACGGTAA